Genomic segment of Nitrososphaerota archaeon:
TGCTGAGTACGGCATAAATCGAGGCGGTGCGCTGAATAATATAACGATATGAACTTGAAGGGAAAGGTCGCGATTGTTACTGGCTCCAGCCGGGGCATCGGTCGATTCACAGCGTTAGAGTTGGCGCGCGCAGGTGCAGATGTGGTGATTAACTATCTCAGGTCGGGGGAGGAGGCGGAGAACGTGGCTGGAGAGGTTCGGGCTGCTGGGTCAAAGGCGTTGGTGGTGAAGGCTGATGTTTCAGTCCGCGGGGAGGTGGAGGCGATGGTTAGCCGCACGGTGCAGGAGTTCGGTGCAGTTCATATTCTTGTTAACAACGCGGGTTTCGCCTCCGGCAACGTCTGGGAGACTCCTTTCGAGGATATCACGGATGAGATGTGGCGTGGTCCGATGGAGGTTGATTTGAAGGGTACTTTCCTCTGCTTACAGGCGGTGGCGCCGGCTATGAAGCAGCAGAAGGAGGGTAAAATAGTCAACGTGGCTTCTACACCTGCGCTTGCTGGGGACCTCCACGGCTTCGTCTATGCAGTAGCTAAGGCTGGAGTTCTAGGGATGACTAAGGCTTTAGCTTGGTCGTTGGCGCCGTATGTGCAGGTTAACGCTGTTGCTTTGGGAAGCATTTTGACAGACTGGGTGGATTGGCTTAGTGATGAGGAGCTGCAGGCCTTTGTCAGTGAGACGGCGCTGAAGCGTTTCGGTAAACCTGAGGAGGTGGCAAGAGTAATTGCTTTCCTCGCCTCAAGCGGCTCAGACTATATGTCGGGTCAAACCCTTATTGTAGATGGCGGAACAGTGATGCGGTAAAAAAGCTGGACACCAGATAGGCTGAGTCGGTGTCGCGGGACGGTGGGACGATCGTATGTAAGAGCGGCCGGCTGGATTGGCGTGCTTAGCCCCCTTGTTGTTTCAGTTCTTGTCCTATCATCTATCTTAGTTTCACCGTGGTTCAGCTGGACTGAGAACGCTTTGAGTGATTTGGGGGTAAGCGGCTTGGGAGCATTGTTGTTCAACACAGCGCTGATCACTGGAGGTGCGATGCTGATCATCTTTGCTGCAGGACTTTGGAGTGTTCTGCACGGGCGCCTCGCCCGAGTCGGATTGATGCTTCTGCTACTTGATGGAGCTGCGCTTAGCGCTATCGGCGTTTTTCCCGAGACTGCTGGCAGGATTCATCTTTATGTTTCAATCATGTTTTTTACGCTGCTAGTCCTGTCTCTTCTTGTTCAGGGGCTCTCGTATGCTCTTGAGATGCGTAACACTGTCACGGGGCTGTTTGGGATATTTTTAAGTCTCTTCTCAATAGTTGTCTGGCTGTTTCAGTGGCGCGGCGTCGCTATTCCCGAAGCTGCAGCATACTTCGCGGGGGCAGTTTGGTGGATAACATTAAGCGTCAGAAGTAACGATTTAGTATAACGTAATTGTTCAGAAGTATGACGTAGTTGAGCTTCAGAAAGGCCCGTAGGTCTGGTGGCGGCAAGCCGAGCAGTCTCGGAGTGATTGTTCTAGCTGGGGGGAAGAGTAGCCGGCTTAGAGTCAACAAGGTTTTTCTGAATATCCGCGGTGAACCGTTGCTCAGCGAGGTTGTCCGGGTAGCTTCAGATGTGACTGAGAGCATTATTTTGGCGATTGGAAGCGGAGATGATGAGGAGGAGTTTGCCGCAATTCTGCCAGGACGAGTGAAGATTGTGAAGGATACGGCGGAGGAGAAGGCGGCGTTATACGGTGTTTTCACTGGGCTTCAGGCCGTCGAAACCGATTTTGCAGTAGTCCTCGCAGCCGATCTTCCCTTCGTAAACTCGGAGGTTATCCGAATACTGAGTTACGAAGCCCGGGGTTTCGACCTAGCTGTCCCGAAGTGGCCCAATGGGGACATAGAGCCACTATACGCAGTCTACCGGGTGACATCTTCTCGAAAGGCGTTCAGCGACGCTATCGAAGCTGGCGGAGTTCGAATTCGAGATGCGATAGACCGGTTAGAGAAGGTGAATTATGTTCCGGTGGACCGTTTCCTACAGGTGGATAAGTTGTTACGCTGTTTCATCAATGTGAACACTAAAGCGGATCTGGAGATGGTGACGACTATACTGCAAGAAGAACCAAACAAATCTGGACGGACGAGCGTTAGATAGGTAGGAAGGAAGGAGAGAGTAGGCAGTTTGAAGAGTCAGCGTCTGCAGAAACGTTTTTTCAAGTTAATCAGTTTAGAGGATGCGCTTGGCAGAATTGAGCAGGCTACTAAGGATCAGCCTCGTGAAGTAGAGGTGGTGGGTACAGTTCACTG
This window contains:
- a CDS encoding 3-oxoacyl-ACP reductase FabG; its protein translation is MNLKGKVAIVTGSSRGIGRFTALELARAGADVVINYLRSGEEAENVAGEVRAAGSKALVVKADVSVRGEVEAMVSRTVQEFGAVHILVNNAGFASGNVWETPFEDITDEMWRGPMEVDLKGTFLCLQAVAPAMKQQKEGKIVNVASTPALAGDLHGFVYAVAKAGVLGMTKALAWSLAPYVQVNAVALGSILTDWVDWLSDEELQAFVSETALKRFGKPEEVARVIAFLASSGSDYMSGQTLIVDGGTVMR
- a CDS encoding DUF998 domain-containing protein is translated as MGRSYVRAAGWIGVLSPLVVSVLVLSSILVSPWFSWTENALSDLGVSGLGALLFNTALITGGAMLIIFAAGLWSVLHGRLARVGLMLLLLDGAALSAIGVFPETAGRIHLYVSIMFFTLLVLSLLVQGLSYALEMRNTVTGLFGIFLSLFSIVVWLFQWRGVAIPEAAAYFAGAVWWITLSVRSNDLV
- a CDS encoding molybdenum cofactor guanylyltransferase: MSFRKARRSGGGKPSSLGVIVLAGGKSSRLRVNKVFLNIRGEPLLSEVVRVASDVTESIILAIGSGDDEEEFAAILPGRVKIVKDTAEEKAALYGVFTGLQAVETDFAVVLAADLPFVNSEVIRILSYEARGFDLAVPKWPNGDIEPLYAVYRVTSSRKAFSDAIEAGGVRIRDAIDRLEKVNYVPVDRFLQVDKLLRCFINVNTKADLEMVTTILQEEPNKSGRTSVR